GGGCCCCAGGTTTCAACCGAGCGCCCGCCGAAGACAACCTGTGCATTGACGAAGTCGAGGCTGATGCCGACCACCAAGGGTAGCAGGCCGAGCACGGTCGTCGTTGCGGTCAAGAGGACCGGACGCATACGAACCATTCCGGCCGTCATCGCGGCTTCGCGTATGCTCATGCCTCGTTCGCGCAGCTGATTTGCGAAGTCGATGAGCACGATACCATTGTTCACCGCCACACCGGCGAGGCTGATCACACCAATGCCGGTCATGATGATGCCAAAGGGCAGCTGCCCGACCACCAGCGCCATGAAGACGCCGATCAAGCTCATGATCACGCTACCCATGATGATTAAGGGTTGGAGCAGCGAGTTGAACTGGGTCACCAAGATGAGCACGATGAGGAACAATGCCGCAAGGAGTGCGCGCCCAAGGAACTCGCCAGCCTCCTGCTGGTCCTCGTTCTCGCCGGTATATCGAATGCTATAGCCAGGTGGAATCTTGAGCTCCTCAAGCCGAGTCTGGGCTTCCTTAAGGAGGTTCGCAGGGAGGTAGCCAGACGCGGCATTGGCCGTCACGGTCACCACGCGATCCTGGTCCTTTCGTCGAATCGAGCCCGCTCCGCCTTTGACCTCAAAGCTCGCCACTTCGGTGATCGGAATGTGGAAGTGGTCGTTGTTGACGATATAGAGGCTCGAGAGATCCTCGATACTTTGGCGTTTGTCGTCCGGAAGTTTGACGGTGATATCGTATTCCTCGTCGCCTTCTCGGTAGACTGTGGCTTCCGTACCATTGATGGCCGTACGAACGGTTTGTGAAACTAATCGGGTATCAACGCCCGCAACCGCAGCACGGGCGCGGTCAACCACCACGTGGACTTCAGGGCGCGAGAGTTCCGCGTCGTCTTGGAGGTCGATGATACCGGGGATGGTCTTGAGAATCTCGCGAATATCCCTTGCGACCGTTGCCATCACAGCAAGGTCATCTCCAACGATCTCGATATTCACAGGCGCACCCGCAGGCGGGCCCATCGACTCGGTTTTGAGCACCACAGACGCACCTGGTACGTTGGCGTAGATCGCACGCAGCTTATTCATGAAGACGTCTGGGTGCATGGGCTGGTCTTCAACGTCCACGAGGTCAACCGAGATACGAGCGTAATGGTCGGCGTTGCCGCCAGCTGCCATACCTCCGCCTCCGCCTTTGACGCCGATATCTGCGATCCATGCCTCGATGAGCTCGGGCTCGGTTCTGATCGGCTCTTCGATGCCGAGCGCCATCAAGCTGGTCTCGTCGATTCGAGTTCCGTCCGGAAGTTCTATATTGATCTCGAACTTCTCAGGCGTTGTCTTGGGGAAGAATTCCACGCCGAGCTGTGCCATGCCGAAGATTGCCATGGAGCCGAAGAGGGCTACTACAGATGTAGCGATCACCACGATTCGGTGATTGAGCGCCCACTCAAGGCTCGCGCGATAGACCCGGTAAATCCGATTGTCTGGAAGCTGGAATTCGTCCACCTCCTCACCGGGATTGACCTTCAGGAGAGTTGCACAGACTGTTGGATTGATCACAAGGGCCACGAAGAGCGAGGAAACAAGGGTGATGATGATGGTTCGCGGAAGATATCCCATGAACTCGCCCATCACGCCTGGCCAGAATAGCATCGGGAAGAACGCGCCCACCGTAGTCGCGGTGGAGGAAATCACAGCCCAGCCCACCTCTTTGGTGCCATCCATCGCTGCAGTGACGCGATCTTTGCCCTCGGACGCGTGACGGTAGATATTTTCTACGATCACGATCGCATTATCCACGAGCATGCCAAGCGCAAGCACAAGGCTGAAAAGAACCACCATGTTCAACGTGTAGCCAAGCGCGCTGATCACCATGAAGCTGATAAGCATGGAGAGTGGCACGCTGATGGCCACGAAGAACGCGTTTCGCGCGCCGCCCATGAAGAAGAAGAGGGTCGCCAGCACGAGGATTAGGCCGGAGATGATATTGTTCTCGAGGTCATGAACCTGAGCCAGAATCATCACCGACATGTCGTTCAAGACCTTGATGTTGACGCCCGCAGGGATGCGCGCTTCGTAGGTTTTGAGCAGTTCCTTAACGTCATCAGCGATATCGATGATGTTCTCGCCAGAGCGCTTCATCACTGAAAGAGAGACGTTATTCGACGTGAACTCAACCCGCTCTTCACCGCGCTCGTCCCACGAAGTGAGTCGTGAGTAAGTCTTCGGATCTTTGAATGTATCTTCGACTTCGGCGATATCGCGCAGGTACACCGGATTTCCGCCCGGCGCCTTGATGACGATATCCTCGATCATCTGCACGTTCTCAAACTCACCGGGCACACGGACCGTGTACTTCATCGGGCCAACATCGATCGCTCCGCCTGGTAGGTTGATGTTCTCAGCCTGAATCTTGTTGATTACATCGTTGAGAGAGACCTTGTGATAAGTGAGCTTCTCGGGGTCAACGAGCACCTGGATCTCGCGCTCTACACCACCAGCGAGGTCCACACGCAGTACGCCGTTGATCTTTTCGATATCGTCTTGGATGTCCTCGGCCAACTCCTTAAGACGAAGCGGGTCCATATCCCCGGCCACGTTGACGATCATGATCGGCCAATCGCTCGAGTTGATCTCGATGACTTCGGGATCCTCGGCATCCGGCGGAAGATCTGGCTTGGCTTTGTCGAGACGGTCTCGTATTCGTTGGAGCGCGTCTTCAATATTGATCGACGGCTCGAACTCGAGCGTGATCAAAGACACACTTTCCGCGGAGGTCGAGTTCATCCTCTTAAGCCCCGTGAGGCCCTTGAATTCTTTCTCCACTGGAATGGTGATCAACGTCTCGATATCGGCAGGGGACACGCCAAAGTAGGCTGTGCTGACGATCACCACTGGAATCGCAACCTCAGGCGCAGCCTCACGCGGTAAGCCTTGATACGAAATCATACCCCCGATGAAGAGGATGAAGATCAAGACCCAGACCGAAGTGGAGTGGGAAATTGAGAAGTTCGTAACCTTCATAGCGCGCCTCTATCGGCCTCTGCAGCGTCTTCGACAACCTGAGCCTTTCCGCTCGGCGCCACTTCGGCCGCATTTGAATCCTTGACCTCTTTGACCGACCTGATTTTGGTCCCGTCTGCGAGGCTTCGGTGTCCTTTCACAATCAAACGTTCGTTGGGTTTAAGGCCTTCTTCAACTACGACAATCGAGCCCTTTGCTGGCCCGAGCTTGACAACGCGGAGCACGGCTTTACCCTCATCTCCCTCTCCGTCAAAAATCATGGCCTCGGGGCGCTCAAATCCTTCGAGAATAGCCTCGCGTGGGACCACCACTACTTCGCCATAGTCCTTTCGAGGAACCACAACCCGTGCCCGCATTCCCGGGAGAATCGAGTGGTCAGCGTTGGCCACGTGAATCTCAACGGGGAAGGTTCGTGTGTTGGCGGTCGCGAGGATGGCGCGCTTCTTCACCTTACCTTCCACGTATTTCTCAAGGGCCGGAATCCACACTTGGACATCCGTTCCTTCCGTGACGAAGCGCACGTCGCTCTCGGCCACGTTGGCGATCACTTTTACCGTGTCAAAATCGACGATATGGGCGAGCGGCGAGCCGGGATTAACGTACTCGCCCTGCTCGGTCATCTTCTGCGCCACAACACCGTCGATGGGGCTTCTCACATTGGTCTTGCCCATGCCGACTCGGGCCTGCTTGATGTTCAAGCGAGCGCCGTCAACTGAGCTCTGGGCCTGATCGAGTTGCTGTGGAGTCGCAAGGCCCTGGCCCGCGAGCTGCTTTGTGCGTTGAAACTCACGCTCTGCGCTCTCGAGCTGGCTTTCCAGCAGGGCGATTCGCGCGGAATCCACTTGAGAATCCACACGCAGAAGCATGGCGCCTTTCTTGACGCGTTCGCCTTCTTCAA
This Microvenator marinus DNA region includes the following protein-coding sequences:
- a CDS encoding efflux RND transporter permease subunit — protein: MKVTNFSISHSTSVWVLIFILFIGGMISYQGLPREAAPEVAIPVVIVSTAYFGVSPADIETLITIPVEKEFKGLTGLKRMNSTSAESVSLITLEFEPSINIEDALQRIRDRLDKAKPDLPPDAEDPEVIEINSSDWPIMIVNVAGDMDPLRLKELAEDIQDDIEKINGVLRVDLAGGVEREIQVLVDPEKLTYHKVSLNDVINKIQAENINLPGGAIDVGPMKYTVRVPGEFENVQMIEDIVIKAPGGNPVYLRDIAEVEDTFKDPKTYSRLTSWDERGEERVEFTSNNVSLSVMKRSGENIIDIADDVKELLKTYEARIPAGVNIKVLNDMSVMILAQVHDLENNIISGLILVLATLFFFMGGARNAFFVAISVPLSMLISFMVISALGYTLNMVVLFSLVLALGMLVDNAIVIVENIYRHASEGKDRVTAAMDGTKEVGWAVISSTATTVGAFFPMLFWPGVMGEFMGYLPRTIIITLVSSLFVALVINPTVCATLLKVNPGEEVDEFQLPDNRIYRVYRASLEWALNHRIVVIATSVVALFGSMAIFGMAQLGVEFFPKTTPEKFEINIELPDGTRIDETSLMALGIEEPIRTEPELIEAWIADIGVKGGGGGMAAGGNADHYARISVDLVDVEDQPMHPDVFMNKLRAIYANVPGASVVLKTESMGPPAGAPVNIEIVGDDLAVMATVARDIREILKTIPGIIDLQDDAELSRPEVHVVVDRARAAVAGVDTRLVSQTVRTAINGTEATVYREGDEEYDITVKLPDDKRQSIEDLSSLYIVNNDHFHIPITEVASFEVKGGAGSIRRKDQDRVVTVTANAASGYLPANLLKEAQTRLEELKIPPGYSIRYTGENEDQQEAGEFLGRALLAALFLIVLILVTQFNSLLQPLIIMGSVIMSLIGVFMALVVGQLPFGIIMTGIGVISLAGVAVNNGIVLIDFANQLRERGMSIREAAMTAGMVRMRPVLLTATTTVLGLLPLVVGISLDFVNAQVVFGGRSVETWGPMAWVVSFGLAVSTLLTLIVVPVMYDLFESTSEKVRKMIFKGSVSAAILFIVALSPIALQAQEAGAEPTEAPLEQKLFTTPEDIESSNIFEGQRDLSEFDIEATRSLSLDDARKLLKTQSLDIKTLQTQYKVADALVRQAWSTVIPTFSAGANYSVNQEEVVADFGGGDLLPPGMEPEPIVIQPKTTWNWSVSASLRANFRALSLLRQAYLQEELVDLSVESLTRQLELGVIQSYYGLLTTRRVLEISKEQLISAETLLQATRARKNAGTATDFEVTRAELQVVQAQKAVESAKLNFSNVRTGLADLLQTPADFDVIETKVSTDVDIEKIRNESKTRSDVREAEKNIEFSELRKTEMYLNYLPTLSATFTYAGQKGTALSPSDPRWVLTFGANWTIWDGGFREGEVDKVEAELIAARLNEQKLQSGIQAEIETAWADYLSSLTQMESGKTQVELAETAQKQAQIAYQYGAATQLDVINADDQVALARLALLQDTLAVELAVERLRNLAGE
- a CDS encoding efflux RND transporter periplasmic adaptor subunit codes for the protein MSKKWIFVVLIGMGLSAGCKPPEEAKAEVVVPAVPVETMKVSTRAFVDMVDVSGVVEPIHEVHVAAEAPGRVLSAPFEEGERVKKGAMLLRVDSQVDSARIALLESQLESAEREFQRTKQLAGQGLATPQQLDQAQSSVDGARLNIKQARVGMGKTNVRSPIDGVVAQKMTEQGEYVNPGSPLAHIVDFDTVKVIANVAESDVRFVTEGTDVQVWIPALEKYVEGKVKKRAILATANTRTFPVEIHVANADHSILPGMRARVVVPRKDYGEVVVVPREAILEGFERPEAMIFDGEGDEGKAVLRVVKLGPAKGSIVVVEEGLKPNERLIVKGHRSLADGTKIRSVKEVKDSNAAEVAPSGKAQVVEDAAEADRGAL